A stretch of the Actinoalloteichus fjordicus genome encodes the following:
- a CDS encoding nuclear transport factor 2 family protein, producing the protein MARRVRRIFAMISAGDWQPMVDGMAPSFTYRFHGEHALAGSRHTTGALRAWWERCFRLMPDPTFRVEEVLVTGPPWSTRVATVLTVTADLADGSRYENVVHQFVRMRWGRITEVRTLEDTLVLQRALDRLAASGFAEAHAAPITD; encoded by the coding sequence GTGGCACGTCGCGTACGTCGGATCTTCGCCATGATCAGCGCCGGTGACTGGCAGCCGATGGTCGACGGGATGGCGCCGAGCTTCACCTACCGATTCCACGGCGAGCACGCCCTCGCCGGCAGCCGCCATACCACTGGGGCGCTGCGCGCCTGGTGGGAGCGATGCTTCCGGCTGATGCCGGACCCGACGTTCCGGGTCGAGGAGGTGCTCGTGACGGGTCCGCCCTGGTCGACCCGTGTCGCGACGGTGCTCACCGTCACGGCCGACCTCGCCGACGGCTCGCGCTATGAGAACGTCGTCCATCAGTTCGTCCGGATGCGCTGGGGCCGGATCACCGAGGTCCGCACGCTGGAGGACACCCTCGTCCTGCAACGGGCGCTCGATCGGCTGGCCGCCTCGGGATTCGCGGAGGCGCACGCCGCACCGATCACCGACTGA
- a CDS encoding winged helix-turn-helix transcriptional regulator gives MRQTSFAEMHCSLARSLDLVGDWWSPLILRDLFLGARRFDELVGDLGISRNLLTMRLTALVDAGVVERTPYQERPVRHGYSLTEAGRDLVPILLALTAWGDRWAGLTEPPITFRHHDCGHAFIPTVRCSECGAEIKADDVDPVPGGGARVAPGTRLVGDFLARRAQGVE, from the coding sequence ATGCGTCAGACAAGCTTCGCCGAGATGCACTGTTCTCTCGCCCGGTCGCTGGACCTCGTCGGCGACTGGTGGTCGCCGCTGATCCTGCGGGATCTCTTCCTGGGCGCGCGCCGCTTCGACGAGCTGGTCGGCGACCTCGGGATCTCCCGCAACCTGCTCACCATGCGACTGACCGCGCTGGTCGACGCCGGAGTGGTCGAGCGCACGCCCTACCAGGAGCGACCGGTGCGTCACGGCTACAGCCTCACCGAGGCGGGGCGCGACCTCGTGCCGATCCTGCTGGCGCTCACCGCCTGGGGCGATCGATGGGCGGGGCTGACCGAACCGCCGATCACCTTCCGACACCACGACTGCGGACACGCCTTCATTCCCACCGTCCGCTGCTCGGAATGCGGAGCCGAGATCAAGGCCGACGACGTCGATCCGGTCCCCGGCGGCGGTGCCCGCGTCGCACCGGGCACGCGGCTCGTCGGCGACTTCCTCGCCCGCCGCGCGCAGGGGGTCGAGTAG
- a CDS encoding esterase-like activity of phytase family protein, protein MSSRMSASILAAIVATTLLVPQSAAVAQEPTVRLLGEQTIAHRLIFQDTVVGGLSSIDHDRRTGQYALLSDDWSDHSPARYYTAEIELDADGLHGVELIDVTSFRRPDGRFYPTIDEWRVEQHEHPVAERNALGTVDPEELRIDPWTGDVAWTSEGQRNVLPGQTPQDPATVLMDPAIRLSTADGDYLRDVPTAPQEKMTFGESGPRVNDTFEGLTFAAGGGLLVSALESPLEQDGPPPTPDQGAVTRITVHDRSGPARAQYAYPLDPVFTEPGPGARGSNGLSSLLAYDAVDPTRFLAVERAYVSDAGTSVRVYEFSTAWATDVLNRHSLADGDFRPASKRLLVDLGEVGATLDNIEGITWGPILPGGERTLLLVSDDNFSSAQSTRITALAVG, encoded by the coding sequence ATGTCCTCTCGTATGTCGGCCTCGATCCTCGCGGCGATCGTGGCGACGACTCTGCTCGTGCCGCAGTCCGCCGCCGTCGCACAGGAGCCGACGGTCCGACTGCTCGGCGAACAGACGATCGCCCATCGGCTGATCTTCCAGGACACCGTCGTCGGCGGACTCTCCTCGATCGACCACGACCGTCGCACCGGGCAGTACGCCTTGCTGAGTGACGACTGGTCGGACCACAGCCCGGCTCGCTACTACACCGCCGAGATCGAGCTGGACGCCGACGGCCTGCACGGCGTCGAGCTGATCGACGTCACGTCCTTCCGTCGCCCTGATGGTCGGTTCTACCCGACGATCGACGAATGGCGCGTCGAGCAGCACGAGCACCCGGTGGCCGAGCGCAACGCCCTGGGCACGGTCGATCCGGAGGAACTGCGCATCGACCCGTGGACCGGTGACGTCGCCTGGACCTCCGAGGGACAGCGCAACGTGCTGCCGGGGCAGACCCCCCAGGACCCGGCGACAGTGCTGATGGACCCGGCGATCCGGCTGTCCACCGCCGACGGCGATTACCTCCGGGACGTGCCGACGGCCCCGCAGGAGAAGATGACCTTCGGCGAGTCGGGTCCTCGGGTGAACGACACCTTCGAAGGCCTGACCTTCGCGGCGGGCGGCGGCCTGCTCGTCTCGGCCCTGGAGTCTCCGCTGGAGCAGGACGGCCCGCCTCCCACGCCCGACCAGGGCGCCGTCACCCGGATCACCGTGCACGACCGGAGCGGGCCCGCGCGGGCCCAGTACGCCTATCCGCTCGACCCGGTGTTCACCGAGCCGGGGCCGGGAGCCAGGGGAAGCAACGGCCTCTCCTCACTCCTCGCGTACGACGCCGTCGACCCCACCCGGTTCCTGGCGGTGGAACGCGCCTACGTCAGCGACGCGGGGACCAGCGTCCGCGTCTACGAGTTCTCCACGGCCTGGGCCACCGACGTCCTGAATCGACACTCGCTCGCGGACGGCGACTTCCGGCCCGCGTCGAAGCGCCTGCTCGTCGACCTCGGCGAGGTGGGCGCGACGCTGGACAACATCGAGGGCATCACCTGGGGCCCCATCCTGCCCGGGGGAGAGCGGACGTTGCTGCTGGTCAGCGACGACAACTTCTCCTCAGCACAGTCCACCCGTATCACCGCCCTGGCGGTCGGCTGA
- a CDS encoding ABC transporter permease produces MGLIKASIAQIRHRPSRILLTGVAIGVATLFTAGTVLFTDTLRTEFTSGFTSVSENVDAIASPDFQYADGLTSEHFDQVQALPEVTETVPAITGFATAPNRQMIIATSGIFDGPLADTEIVDGQAPAGPGEVVLSSASAETMSAGVGDTVPLIFTLETLDGNQSTQELTLTVSGIAESANAFDLVAIGDPDSVREWLGSQFWDEILVASTDPATAVAAMSEVLGDAASVQSGAERRASDLANADAGADQVFMLLSVFLFIALFAAAIIVASTFRILLVRNRRRTALLRCVGAQPGHILRALLVEAALSGLVAGAAGVAAAVGLGYGGLAIAGALTGNQISLVVSPIGLVWCLVLAVAVAVTAAAVPAIRGSRIPPVAAMNVAALSDSGTGIGRLRMVFAVLAVLGAAGFAAVPIVMPDAAQLGILAAAASGCALFVGFLAFGPAVLRGVVGLLEKPLTKIGGISGRLAVRNTLRVPRRSATTAAVFALGVTLVTAVLVSLSNMQTGAENSLAAARPADVTISSYTDYEEPSAITSEVVESLRNDPAVGELVEVTQTLSDLTVGGTTATDLTVRGLDLTSLPDVVRAPAEGSFDGWGAGQVGLYTETAADLGLTVGDSMTITTDGGDVTVEVAALYENTGTMGVVVVHPDDIARIDPDASPVVLLANPAPGVEQADFRAAVEGLVPVDPMIHLSFPGDEREMFQEIIDTLRLVALGLVGITVLVAMVGVATTLSLSVVERTQEHGLLRALGLRGGGLRAMLSWEAAILGGYATVLGILLGTGYAMLITLADPQLGAEPSIPFDQLGLVLVAMLGMALLSALIPAAKAAKSSPMHALADD; encoded by the coding sequence ATGGGACTGATCAAGGCATCCATCGCCCAGATCCGGCATCGGCCGTCGCGCATCCTGTTGACCGGCGTCGCGATCGGCGTCGCGACGTTGTTCACCGCCGGGACCGTGTTATTCACCGACACGCTGCGCACCGAGTTCACCTCGGGATTCACCTCGGTGTCCGAGAACGTCGACGCCATCGCCAGCCCGGACTTCCAATACGCGGACGGACTGACGAGCGAACACTTCGACCAGGTCCAGGCCCTGCCCGAGGTGACCGAGACCGTGCCTGCGATAACCGGGTTCGCCACCGCTCCCAACAGGCAGATGATCATCGCGACCAGCGGCATCTTCGACGGTCCGCTCGCCGACACCGAGATCGTCGACGGGCAGGCGCCTGCCGGACCCGGTGAGGTCGTTCTCTCCTCGGCCAGTGCCGAGACGATGTCGGCCGGGGTGGGTGACACCGTCCCCCTGATCTTCACCCTGGAGACGCTCGATGGGAACCAGTCCACTCAGGAGCTGACGCTCACCGTCAGCGGCATTGCCGAGTCCGCCAACGCCTTTGACCTCGTCGCGATCGGTGACCCGGATTCCGTCCGGGAATGGCTCGGTTCCCAGTTCTGGGACGAGATCCTCGTCGCAAGCACCGACCCGGCCACCGCAGTGGCGGCCATGAGCGAGGTTCTCGGGGACGCCGCGAGCGTTCAGAGCGGCGCCGAGCGCCGCGCCAGTGACCTGGCCAACGCCGACGCGGGCGCCGACCAGGTGTTCATGCTGCTGTCGGTGTTCCTGTTCATCGCGTTGTTCGCCGCAGCGATCATCGTCGCCTCGACGTTCCGCATCCTGCTGGTCCGTAACCGTCGGCGCACCGCGCTGCTGCGTTGCGTCGGCGCCCAGCCCGGCCACATCCTGCGCGCCCTGCTGGTGGAGGCCGCGTTGTCGGGCCTGGTCGCAGGCGCGGCCGGTGTCGCGGCGGCGGTCGGACTCGGCTACGGGGGTCTGGCGATCGCCGGGGCTCTCACCGGCAATCAGATCTCCCTCGTGGTCTCGCCGATCGGCCTGGTGTGGTGCCTGGTGCTGGCCGTCGCGGTCGCGGTCACCGCCGCCGCCGTGCCCGCGATCCGGGGTTCCCGCATTCCTCCGGTCGCGGCGATGAACGTCGCCGCGCTCAGCGACAGCGGAACGGGCATCGGCAGGCTCCGCATGGTGTTCGCCGTACTCGCGGTCCTCGGGGCGGCCGGGTTCGCGGCGGTGCCGATCGTGATGCCGGATGCCGCCCAGCTCGGCATCCTCGCAGCGGCAGCCTCTGGCTGCGCCCTGTTCGTGGGCTTCCTCGCCTTCGGCCCCGCCGTGTTGCGTGGCGTGGTCGGTCTGCTGGAGAAGCCGCTGACCAAAATCGGCGGCATCTCGGGCCGGCTGGCGGTCCGCAATACGCTGCGGGTCCCGCGCCGCTCCGCCACCACGGCCGCGGTCTTCGCCCTGGGCGTCACGTTGGTCACGGCAGTCCTGGTCTCGCTGTCCAATATGCAGACGGGCGCGGAGAACAGCCTCGCGGCTGCTCGCCCCGCCGACGTGACGATCTCCAGCTACACCGACTATGAGGAGCCGTCGGCGATCACGTCAGAGGTGGTCGAGTCGCTGCGGAACGATCCGGCGGTGGGGGAGCTCGTCGAGGTCACCCAGACGCTGAGCGACCTCACCGTCGGAGGTACGACGGCGACGGACCTGACGGTCCGAGGCCTGGACCTCACGAGCCTGCCGGATGTGGTGCGTGCTCCCGCCGAGGGCAGCTTCGACGGCTGGGGCGCGGGTCAGGTCGGGCTGTACACCGAGACGGCGGCTGATCTGGGACTCACCGTCGGTGACAGCATGACCATCACCACCGACGGCGGGGACGTCACCGTCGAGGTGGCCGCGCTCTACGAGAACACCGGCACGATGGGCGTCGTCGTGGTGCACCCGGACGACATCGCCAGGATCGATCCGGACGCATCGCCGGTGGTGCTGTTGGCGAATCCGGCACCCGGCGTCGAGCAGGCGGACTTCCGCGCCGCCGTCGAGGGCCTGGTACCGGTGGACCCGATGATCCACTTGTCCTTCCCAGGCGACGAGAGGGAGATGTTCCAGGAGATCATCGACACCCTGCGCCTGGTCGCCCTCGGGCTGGTGGGCATCACGGTCCTGGTCGCCATGGTCGGGGTCGCCACCACGCTGTCGCTGTCGGTGGTGGAACGGACTCAGGAGCACGGACTCCTCCGGGCGCTCGGCCTTCGTGGCGGCGGCCTGCGGGCGATGCTCAGCTGGGAGGCCGCGATCCTCGGCGGCTACGCCACCGTCCTCGGCATCCTCCTGGGCACCGGCTACGCGATGTTGATCACGCTTGCGGACCCGCAGTTGGGTGCCGAGCCGAGCATTCCGTTCGACCAGCTCGGGCTTGTGCTGGTGGCGATGTTGGGGATGGCACTGCTCTCGGCGCTGATCCCGGCGGCCAAGGCGGCCAAGAGCTCGCCCATGCACGCGCTCGCTGACGACTGA